The following proteins come from a genomic window of Malus domestica chromosome 02, GDT2T_hap1:
- the LOC103408434 gene encoding RING-H2 finger protein ATL8-like — protein MISSGINLVMTVIGFAVSTMFIVFVCTRLVCARIHLNVSRRSFPIASRSDLSILERGLHGVEPVVVAKFPTKKYSDAFFSAAEDAQCTVCLAEYHGDDVLRILPYCEHSFHVTCIDIWLQQHSTCPVCRISLREFPERKRRMQPLFSSAIRSHYGTESFNTHSYRYLLNSRASRTHENHGMDPIQEDNAASEGDATDARENSSPLTESNQISKDSANKHVESPSNP, from the exons ATGATATCTTCAGGGATAAACCTGGTGATGACGGTGATTGGGTTCGCGGTGAGCACTATGTTCATCGTGTTCGTGTGCACCAGGCTTGTCTGTGCGAGGATTCACCTCAATGTTTCTAGACGCTCCTTCCCGATAGCTTCCAGATCCGATCTCAGTATT TTGGAGCGGGGATTGCATGGCGTTGAACCTGTagtagtagccaagtttccaacaAAGAAGTACAGTGATGCATTTTTTTCAGCAGCAGAAGATGCTCA atGCACTGTTTGCCTCGCGGAATACCATGGCGATGATGTATTGCGGATCCTCCCCTATTGTGAGCACTCCTTCCATGTGACCTGTATAGACATATGGCTTCAGCAGCATTCCACATGTCCTGTTTGTAGAATATCACTGCGCGAGTTTCCTGAGAGAAAACGCCGCATGCAACCCTTGTTCAGTTCGGCTATTCGGTCTCATTACGGTACAGAGTCCTTCAATACCCATTCTTATCGCTATCTCTTGAATAGTCGAGCATCAAGAACTCATGAAAACCATGGTATGGATCCCATTCAAGAAGATAATGCAGCATCAGAGGGTGATGCAACAGATGCCAGGGAGAATAGCTCCCCCTTAACTGAGAGTAATCAGATTTCTAAAGACTCGGCAAATAAGCACGTAGAAAGCCCATCAAATCCGTAG
- the LOC103426944 gene encoding uncharacterized protein — protein MEKPEGYPQVDDIATSTEPSSSRTSFFGTKNDMSQLESGLLRRSVSDIGETYYRFQSKIGKSVDPRLLALVEFFRELYFRRFELFKKIFPGVQDKLIIEVPKKLGMVLAQMKSDQTKAVWTMQRSLSIGSPRDFKGRESKMRLERFKVRTIDVDDGVDQTAKPSGSK, from the coding sequence ATGGAGAAACCAGAAGGATATCCACAAGTAGACGATATTGCAACAAGTACGGAGCCATCAAGCTCAAGAACTTCATTCTTCGGCACCAAGAATGATATGTCACAACTTGAGAGCGGCCTACTCCGGAGAAGTGTTAGTGACATAGGTGAAACTTACTACAGATTCCAGTCAAAAATTGGCAAGTCAGTTGATCCAAGGTTGCTAGCGCTGGTGGAATTCTTTAGAGAACTTTATTTTCGAAGATTTGAACTGTTCAAGAAAATATTTCCCGGGGTTCAGGACAAGTTAATTATTGAGGTGCCAAAGAAATTGGGTATGGTATTAGCTCAAATGAAGTCGGATCAAACCAAAGCAGTTTGGACAATGCAACGGAGTCTAAGTATTGGTTCACCGCGTGATTTCAAAGGAAGAGAATCCAAAATGAGGCTTGAGAGATTCAAGGTAAGGACCATTGATGTAGATGACGGCGTTGATCAAACTGCTAAACCCAGTGGTTCGAAATAG